In Phormidium ambiguum IAM M-71, a genomic segment contains:
- a CDS encoding DUF6887 family protein, producing MNKPNFQAMNRKELHDYVLTHREDQEAFYAYVDKLHAEGNWIEMPALESLEDIENYPDFTKRFRNDSQPR from the coding sequence ATGAATAAGCCAAATTTTCAAGCAATGAACAGAAAAGAATTACATGATTATGTTCTTACTCATCGAGAGGATCAAGAAGCTTTTTATGCTTATGTAGACAAGCTACACGCGGAAGGTAATTGGATTGAAATGCCAGCTTTAGAATCATTAGAAGATATAGAAAATTATCCTGACTTTACTAAACGTTTTCGTAATGATTCTCAGCCTCGTTGA
- the atpD gene encoding F0F1 ATP synthase subunit beta has protein sequence MVATTEKTNIGRITQIIGPVVDVEFSSGKMPQIYNALRIQGKNEAGQDVSVTCEVQQLLGDNQVRAVSMSTTDGLIRGMEAVDTGAPISVPVGAGTLGRIFNVLGETIDNLGPVDTQETSPIHRQAPKLVDLETSPSVFETGIKVVDLLAPYRRGGKIGLFGGAGVGKTVIIQELINNIAKAHGGVSVFGGVGERTREGNDLYNEFKESGVINEKNIADSKVALVYGQMNEPPGARMRVGLSALTMAEYFRDVNKQDVLLFIDNIFRFVQAGSEVSALLGRMPSAVGYQPTLATEMGELQERITSTKEGSITSIQAVYVPADDLTDPAPATTFAHLDATTVLSRGLASKGIYPAVDPLDSTSTMLQPDVVGDEHYRTARAVQSTLQRYKELQDIIAILGLDELSEDDRLTVARARKIERFLSQPFFVAEVFTGSPGKYVKLEDTIKGFQRILSGELDELPEQAFYMVGTIEEAIAKGEKLKAK, from the coding sequence ATGGTAGCCACCACAGAAAAGACAAATATCGGGCGGATTACCCAAATTATTGGTCCCGTTGTAGACGTTGAGTTCTCCAGCGGCAAAATGCCGCAAATTTACAACGCCTTGAGAATCCAAGGCAAGAACGAAGCTGGACAAGATGTATCTGTAACTTGCGAAGTACAACAATTGTTGGGCGATAACCAAGTACGGGCTGTTTCCATGAGTACTACTGACGGATTAATTCGTGGTATGGAAGCAGTTGATACTGGTGCTCCCATCAGCGTACCCGTTGGTGCTGGTACTCTAGGTCGGATTTTCAACGTATTGGGCGAAACTATAGATAACTTAGGCCCTGTAGATACTCAAGAAACCTCTCCTATTCACCGCCAAGCACCCAAGCTGGTTGACTTAGAAACCTCTCCTTCGGTGTTTGAAACAGGCATCAAAGTTGTAGACTTGTTAGCGCCTTATCGTCGGGGTGGCAAAATTGGTCTATTCGGTGGTGCGGGTGTGGGCAAAACCGTAATTATTCAAGAACTGATTAACAACATCGCTAAAGCTCATGGTGGTGTATCAGTATTTGGTGGTGTGGGCGAACGCACCCGTGAAGGTAACGACCTTTACAATGAATTCAAAGAATCTGGTGTTATTAACGAAAAAAATATCGCCGACTCTAAAGTAGCGCTGGTTTATGGTCAGATGAACGAGCCACCAGGAGCTAGAATGCGGGTGGGCTTGAGCGCTCTGACAATGGCTGAGTACTTCCGGGATGTGAACAAGCAAGACGTACTGCTGTTCATTGATAATATCTTCCGGTTTGTACAAGCTGGTTCCGAAGTGTCGGCGCTGTTAGGTCGGATGCCTTCTGCGGTGGGATATCAGCCAACTTTGGCAACCGAAATGGGTGAATTGCAAGAACGGATTACTTCTACTAAAGAAGGTTCGATTACTTCGATTCAAGCAGTTTACGTACCAGCAGACGACTTGACTGACCCCGCACCTGCTACCACTTTTGCTCACTTGGATGCAACTACCGTGTTGTCTCGTGGTTTGGCATCTAAAGGGATTTATCCAGCAGTAGATCCTCTGGATTCTACTTCTACTATGTTGCAGCCTGATGTGGTAGGCGATGAGCATTACAGAACGGCTCGTGCTGTACAATCCACTCTACAACGTTACAAGGAATTGCAAGATATCATTGCGATTCTCGGTTTGGATGAGTTGTCGGAAGATGACCGTTTAACTGTAGCACGCGCTCGGAAGATTGAGCGTTTCTTGTCTCAACCTTTCTTTGTGGCAGAAGTGTTTACTGGTTCTCCTGGTAAGTATGTGAAGTTGGAAGATACGATTAAAGGTTTCCAACGCATTCTTTCTGGTGAGTTGGATGAGTTACCGGAACAAGCTTTCTACATGGTTGGTACCATTGAAGAAGCGATCGCTAAAGGCGAAAAACTCAAAGCTAAATAA
- a CDS encoding late competence development ComFB family protein, with protein MSASEFSQIVYRNAIEPIVIQEVEQQLQNLSPNILQYINSAQIIAYALNRLPALYATSKEGWNAQQLRAQKQMKEEIYIAVRQGLAAVQRDPLKISTPLLLEDELKVETKEETEEVGKKNLKEITTGTRTFCQTEKHNFFIDGWDAG; from the coding sequence ATGAGTGCATCAGAATTTTCCCAAATTGTTTATCGTAATGCAATTGAGCCAATAGTAATTCAGGAAGTAGAACAACAATTGCAAAACCTGTCACCAAATATTCTTCAATATATTAATTCAGCACAAATCATAGCTTATGCTCTTAATCGTTTACCAGCTTTATATGCTACCAGTAAAGAAGGATGGAATGCTCAACAATTAAGAGCCCAAAAGCAGATGAAAGAGGAAATTTATATTGCCGTGCGTCAAGGTTTAGCAGCAGTGCAAAGAGATCCTTTGAAAATTTCCACTCCTTTGCTATTAGAAGATGAGTTAAAAGTAGAAACTAAAGAGGAAACAGAGGAAGTAGGAAAGAAAAATCTAAAGGAAATCACAACAGGAACAAGAACTTTTTGCCAAACTGAGAAGCATAACTTTTTTATTGATGGTTGGGATGCAGGGTGA
- a CDS encoding DUF6888 family protein gives MPTPEQKTQCYILCCWFTKLYLPINIVRMDERTRNIFLMAGEENIIEIYSNGRWRYIV, from the coding sequence ATCCCTACCCCAGAGCAAAAAACGCAGTGCTATATATTATGCTGCTGGTTCACTAAACTTTATTTACCCATAAACATCGTGCGGATGGATGAACGAACCAGAAATATATTCTTAATGGCAGGAGAGGAAAACATTATAGAAATATATTCCAATGGTAGATGGAGATACATAGTATGA
- a CDS encoding XisI protein: MDKLEHYRNCIKTILTKYGSSNPQNNEIENELIFDTVHDHYQWMRVGWKGLHRVYHSVIHFDIRDGKIWIQQNMTEDDLAQELVEMGVAKEDIVLGLHPPYKHPYTGYGVA, encoded by the coding sequence ATGGATAAGTTAGAGCATTATCGCAATTGTATTAAAACAATTCTCACCAAGTATGGTAGTAGCAACCCTCAAAATAATGAAATTGAAAACGAGTTAATTTTCGATACAGTTCACGATCATTACCAATGGATGCGAGTAGGTTGGAAAGGGTTACATCGGGTATATCATAGCGTGATTCATTTTGATATTCGAGATGGCAAAATCTGGATTCAACAGAATATGACGGAAGATGATTTAGCACAAGAATTAGTGGAAATGGGAGTAGCGAAAGAGGATATTGTGCTGGGATTACATCCACCTTATAAGCATCCTTATACTGGGTATGGAGTTGCTTAA
- a CDS encoding XisI protein has translation MERIEKYRQFIRKLLTSHTDSDNINSESEIESQLVFDRENDHYQVLDVGWNGLKRVYNCFIHIDIKDGKIWIQRNMTEADLAQELVEMGVPKKDIVLGLHPPYKRPYTGYGVA, from the coding sequence ATGGAAAGAATAGAAAAGTATCGTCAATTCATCCGTAAATTGTTAACATCTCATACTGATTCTGATAATATAAATTCAGAATCAGAGATTGAATCTCAACTCGTTTTTGATAGAGAAAACGACCATTACCAAGTTTTAGATGTTGGTTGGAATGGACTTAAACGAGTTTACAACTGTTTCATTCACATAGATATTAAGGATGGTAAAATCTGGATTCAGCGCAATATGACGGAGGCTGATTTAGCGCAAGAATTAGTAGAAATGGGAGTACCAAAAAAGGATATTGTTTTGGGGTTACATCCACCTTATAAACGTCCTTATACGGGGTATGGCGTTGCTTAG
- a CDS encoding AbrB/MazE/SpoVT family DNA-binding domain-containing protein, whose translation MGAAIRTRIIKIGNSQGIRIPKPLLEQSGINIDKEVEIEVEGDRLIMRAAPKVRLGWDEAFAAMAQRQDDILLDDVRTTNWDRVEWEW comes from the coding sequence ATGGGCGCAGCAATTAGAACTCGAATTATTAAAATCGGCAATTCTCAAGGGATTAGAATTCCCAAACCTCTTTTAGAACAAAGCGGTATTAATATTGATAAAGAAGTAGAAATTGAGGTGGAAGGCGATCGCTTAATTATGCGTGCTGCGCCAAAAGTACGGCTAGGATGGGATGAAGCTTTTGCAGCAATGGCTCAACGACAGGATGATATTTTGTTAGATGATGTCAGAACTACAAATTGGGATCGAGTTGAATGGGAATGGTAG